One window of Robiginitalea biformata HTCC2501 genomic DNA carries:
- a CDS encoding permease produces MSEFLQQWGEAAYTTTGFFWMALWAFILGYIISSMIQIFVTEKRMQRTMGKDESKSVLLGTFFGFISSSCSFAALASAKSLFKKGASFVSSVAFLLASTNLVIELGIIISIFLGWQFVVGEYMGGLLLILISWILIRTVNPIKLIEEARKNLEGQEDDEMSDNQDWKKQIQQENSWARVAKKYKMEWQMVWKDVTVGFTIAGIVAAFVPDSFFQTLFINSGQGNTDFTFLEILEHVIVGPVAAFLTFIGSMGNIPLAALLFGKGVSFAGVMAFIFSDLVVFPVLRINAKYYGWKMSIFILFLLFTALIVASLVLHYSFDLMSILPDPSQVKFQDKDHFKIDYTFYLNISFLAISAFLIYLGFFKRKDVEHSMSEMAPKSPFLESVLKYAAYICYVWLVGGLIVKFFIK; encoded by the coding sequence GTGAGTGAATTTTTACAACAATGGGGAGAAGCAGCCTATACGACTACCGGGTTTTTCTGGATGGCGCTTTGGGCATTCATTTTGGGCTACATCATAAGTAGTATGATACAGATATTTGTGACCGAAAAACGAATGCAGAGAACTATGGGAAAAGACGAATCCAAAAGTGTGCTGTTGGGTACGTTTTTCGGGTTCATTAGCAGCTCGTGTAGTTTTGCGGCTTTGGCAAGTGCAAAGTCTCTATTTAAGAAGGGGGCGAGCTTTGTCTCTTCTGTCGCATTCTTATTGGCATCGACCAATTTAGTTATAGAATTAGGAATTATCATTTCAATTTTTTTAGGATGGCAATTTGTGGTCGGTGAATATATGGGGGGCTTGTTATTGATATTAATTTCGTGGATTCTCATCCGTACTGTCAACCCCATAAAACTGATTGAAGAAGCACGTAAAAATCTAGAAGGGCAGGAAGATGATGAAATGTCTGACAACCAAGACTGGAAAAAGCAGATTCAGCAAGAGAATAGCTGGGCACGAGTTGCCAAGAAATACAAGATGGAATGGCAGATGGTGTGGAAAGACGTAACCGTAGGCTTTACAATTGCCGGAATAGTAGCAGCATTCGTCCCTGATTCATTTTTCCAAACACTATTCATAAATAGTGGCCAGGGAAATACCGATTTTACATTTTTGGAAATACTCGAACATGTCATCGTTGGGCCTGTCGCAGCATTTTTAACTTTCATTGGGTCTATGGGCAACATTCCTTTGGCAGCATTACTATTTGGCAAGGGCGTGAGTTTTGCTGGGGTTATGGCCTTTATTTTTAGCGACTTGGTGGTCTTTCCAGTACTGCGAATCAACGCTAAATATTACGGCTGGAAAATGTCGATTTTTATTTTATTCCTATTATTCACCGCATTAATAGTAGCCTCATTGGTGTTGCATTACTCTTTTGACCTGATGAGTATATTGCCAGACCCCTCACAGGTCAAGTTTCAGGATAAGGATCATTTCAAAATTGACTATACCTTCTATTTAAACATTTCCTTCCTCGCAATTTCAGCATTTCTGATATACTTGGGGTTTTTCAAGAGGAAGGATGTAGAGCACTCAATGAGCGAAATGGCACCGAAGAGCCCATTTCTGGAAAGCGTTCTAAAATATGCTGCTTATATCTGTTATGTGTGGTTGGTAGGTGGACTGATTGTAAAATTCTTTATAAAGTAA
- a CDS encoding YybH family protein, producing the protein MRKLTTILTLFAITTSQVYCQNAKKEKEAVLKVMKSYKEALQNLTTEGTYELFASDSEVFESGGVEGSYAHYIEHHLGPELEHFKKFDFSDYQIDVEVDLPYAFTTETYIYTIVLNPNDKGEGRTIKKKGVATSILKRVDGKWQIIKTHSSSRNAK; encoded by the coding sequence ATGAGAAAATTAACTACAATCTTAACGCTTTTCGCAATAACCACGAGTCAAGTGTACTGTCAAAATGCGAAGAAGGAAAAAGAAGCTGTGCTTAAAGTAATGAAATCATATAAAGAGGCCCTACAAAACCTTACGACCGAAGGTACTTACGAGTTATTTGCAAGCGACTCAGAAGTATTTGAATCCGGTGGAGTCGAGGGCTCCTATGCGCACTACATAGAACATCACCTAGGACCAGAATTAGAGCATTTCAAAAAGTTTGATTTTTCAGATTATCAAATTGATGTAGAAGTGGACTTGCCCTACGCATTTACTACTGAAACCTACATCTACACCATCGTTCTCAACCCAAATGATAAAGGCGAGGGTAGAACGATAAAGAAAAAGGGGGTGGCAACTTCTATCCTTAAAAGGGTAGATGGTAAATGGCAGATAATAAAAACACATTCATCATCCAGAAATGCAAAATAA
- a CDS encoding DUF3347 domain-containing protein, with protein MKKANVTTGILAMAIIALMATSCKDKNKEQENQEGHNTEHLDDSGHMDGTMEDHSQMDQDNMNQGGMAMMSSEVVADYLALKNALVSDDKDGAATAGEKLEGSLKDFDTSKFSVQQRAELADIIEDATEHAEHIAKSDIGHQREHFDILSKDVIDLLAITGSERTLYQAYCPMYNNNKGAQWLSATEEIKNPYYGSKMMTCGSVQKQIN; from the coding sequence ATGAAAAAAGCAAACGTAACAACCGGAATCTTGGCCATGGCAATCATAGCCCTAATGGCCACATCTTGTAAAGACAAGAATAAGGAGCAAGAAAACCAAGAAGGCCACAATACCGAACATCTGGATGACAGCGGCCACATGGACGGTACCATGGAAGACCATTCACAAATGGACCAAGATAATATGAACCAGGGCGGAATGGCTATGATGTCATCAGAAGTCGTCGCGGATTATCTAGCGCTCAAAAACGCCCTTGTATCAGATGATAAAGACGGTGCAGCAACGGCAGGGGAAAAGCTGGAAGGTAGTCTTAAGGATTTTGACACGAGCAAATTTTCAGTCCAACAACGGGCCGAGTTAGCAGACATTATTGAAGATGCCACAGAGCATGCGGAACATATAGCCAAAAGCGACATCGGGCACCAACGCGAGCACTTTGATATTTTGAGCAAAGATGTCATTGACCTATTGGCTATAACAGGTTCGGAAAGAACACTTTACCAAGCCTATTGTCCCATGTACAACAATAATAAGGGAGCACAATGGTTGAGTGCCACTGAAGAAATAAAAAACCCTTATTACGGAAGTAAAATGATGACCTGCGGTAGTGTACAAAAGCAGATCAATTAA
- a CDS encoding ion channel: protein MSEEKDIETTAAFYWQLFNSSKYVLLIVLLATAIGLYVLPNIDASYVVIILLALTLSKIGFIIALSFNQLMKIIGQSHLLSHVLVLFGYLIILIVFSFAIDYTALHLIDSAHFKINNSSGSNGLLAFFNMSYFSLITFSSVGYGDIVPITVTAKTLVVLEVALRFFVLVFGIANVNRIRVNNLKT from the coding sequence GTGAGTGAAGAAAAAGATATAGAAACCACAGCTGCCTTTTATTGGCAACTTTTCAATAGTTCAAAGTACGTACTATTGATTGTGCTTCTTGCTACTGCTATCGGGCTCTATGTCCTGCCTAATATTGATGCTTCTTATGTTGTGATTATACTTTTAGCACTTACGCTAAGTAAGATAGGTTTTATAATAGCCTTATCCTTTAATCAATTGATGAAAATTATTGGTCAGAGCCATTTATTGAGCCACGTTTTGGTTTTGTTCGGATATCTAATCATACTGATAGTTTTTTCATTTGCAATAGATTACACGGCATTACACCTTATTGATTCTGCTCATTTTAAAATAAATAATAGTTCGGGAAGTAATGGACTGTTGGCATTTTTCAACATGTCCTATTTCAGTTTGATTACATTCTCATCTGTGGGATACGGCGATATAGTTCCAATAACCGTTACAGCTAAAACCTTGGTGGTCCTTGAAGTGGCCCTTAGATTTTTTGTGCTCGTCTTTGGTATTGCAAATGTGAATAGAATTCGAGTAAATAACCTTAAAACTTAA
- a CDS encoding DUF3347 domain-containing protein has protein sequence MKILKNGVSAVVILTLTFSYAQEKIKLNHDHSKMEMKQTPVEFGNENVAYAYEHYEHVKNDLVGSNPGDAQKGAEMLNEALGKVEGADAALSASQKIAATDILKVQRKAFSELSTEMEALLRGKITSGKLYKDFCPMALNGGAYWLSSVEDIRNPYYGAQMLSCGKVAEVIE, from the coding sequence ATGAAAATTTTGAAAAACGGGGTTTCAGCCGTTGTGATACTGACCCTTACTTTTTCTTACGCACAGGAAAAGATAAAGTTGAACCATGACCATAGCAAAATGGAAATGAAGCAAACGCCTGTTGAGTTCGGTAATGAGAATGTGGCCTATGCCTACGAACATTATGAGCACGTAAAAAATGATCTGGTCGGTTCAAATCCTGGAGATGCCCAAAAGGGTGCTGAGATGTTGAACGAAGCACTTGGTAAAGTTGAAGGTGCCGATGCCGCATTATCGGCATCACAAAAGATTGCCGCTACGGATATCTTAAAGGTACAGCGAAAAGCATTTTCAGAACTGAGCACTGAAATGGAAGCACTTTTGAGAGGAAAAATAACATCCGGCAAATTGTATAAGGATTTTTGTCCTATGGCCTTGAATGGGGGCGCCTATTGGTTATCCTCTGTCGAGGACATCCGTAACCCATATTACGGCGCCCAAATGCTCAGTTGTGGAAAGGTGGCGGAAGTAATCGAATAA
- a CDS encoding DUF302 domain-containing protein, producing the protein MENGKDKREIPNQNYSESMNTRYCVTERYNLTFGEAVKNVKDQLDRLGLDIVAEFDVKEYLGVIMKDMPKHLILLVCDQDTAADLIANDIQMGILFPCNVTIKEIEDESVVEVSMEDTSVTWSSSLKKDVEEIAKKTKENLKKVLDNIGQTNFKL; encoded by the coding sequence ATGGAAAACGGCAAAGACAAAAGGGAGATTCCCAATCAAAATTATAGCGAGAGCATGAATACCCGCTATTGTGTAACAGAAAGATATAATCTCACTTTTGGGGAAGCGGTCAAGAATGTGAAGGATCAACTTGATAGGTTGGGCCTTGATATCGTGGCCGAATTCGATGTTAAGGAATATTTGGGCGTAATAATGAAAGATATGCCCAAGCATCTTATTCTCTTGGTCTGTGACCAAGATACCGCCGCTGACCTAATCGCCAACGATATTCAAATGGGCATCTTGTTTCCCTGTAACGTGACCATTAAAGAGATAGAGGATGAATCGGTGGTAGAGGTTTCAATGGAGGATACTTCGGTTACCTGGTCTTCTTCCCTTAAAAAGGATGTCGAAGAAATAGCAAAAAAAACAAAGGAAAATCTAAAAAAGGTCCTTGACAATATCGGACAAACAAATTTTAAACTGTAA
- a CDS encoding DUF2911 domain-containing protein — MKNMIVVFGIFLIASCKQECKGPKENVTKEVETVSQAAESDKKKPFSPHTETMTMVGDAQIPIDYSSPGVRNRKIFDGLLPFNASDVGLRLKVTPKTTEEIKEHLEYRIVKATETSGTISMSWKKVSIEFPFKIE, encoded by the coding sequence ATGAAAAACATGATAGTAGTATTTGGTATTTTCCTTATCGCTTCCTGCAAACAAGAATGTAAAGGGCCCAAAGAAAATGTGACGAAAGAAGTAGAAACAGTTTCTCAAGCCGCTGAATCCGATAAGAAAAAACCATTTAGTCCGCATACCGAAACAATGACTATGGTGGGCGATGCGCAAATTCCTATTGATTATTCGTCGCCAGGAGTTCGAAACCGCAAAATTTTTGATGGTTTACTTCCCTTTAATGCAAGTGATGTTGGTTTAAGGTTAAAAGTCACGCCTAAGACTACAGAAGAAATCAAGGAACATTTGGAGTATAGAATAGTTAAAGCAACAGAAACCTCTGGAACAATCTCAATGAGTTGGAAAAAAGTCTCGATTGAATTTCCTTTTAAAATAGAGTAG
- a CDS encoding APC family permease, protein MAQYKKNSLSLTGAVSLGTGVMIGAGIFALLGQVAELSGQWFPIAFLVGAIISGFSAYSYIKMSNAYPSAGGIANYLKKIYGKSALTASGALLMAFSMVINESLVARTFGSYTLQLFDVGDDSIWVPILGVLLLVVAFLINISGNNVIGKSSLVMAILKIGGISIFAIGGLWAAGYSFGEVLPSGDLGEYPITSYLGALALSILAYKGFTTITNSGDEIVNPNKNVGRAIIISLGICTLVYLLVAFAVSSNLSIEEIIKAKDYSLAEASKPAFGKYGLWFTVGIAIVATISGVVASVFAVSRMTAMLTDMELIPHNHFGMSGGIQRHMLVYTVVLAITLTVLFDLTRIASLGAILYLIMDIGIHWGILKNLKKEIKANTYIIATAIFLDFIVLGAFLYIKALSDILVVVVAAVLMVLIFTGEKWFLKRKD, encoded by the coding sequence ATGGCACAATACAAAAAAAATAGCCTGAGCTTGACCGGAGCTGTATCCTTGGGTACGGGTGTAATGATCGGTGCGGGAATTTTTGCCCTTTTGGGCCAAGTGGCTGAGTTATCCGGGCAATGGTTTCCCATTGCATTTTTGGTCGGTGCCATTATTTCAGGGTTTAGTGCATACTCCTATATAAAAATGTCAAATGCCTATCCATCCGCAGGTGGAATAGCCAATTACCTGAAAAAGATTTATGGTAAGAGTGCATTGACCGCTTCCGGAGCCTTATTGATGGCCTTCTCAATGGTCATTAATGAAAGTCTGGTCGCACGAACATTTGGCTCGTATACTTTACAATTGTTCGATGTGGGCGATGATAGTATTTGGGTTCCGATTTTGGGTGTTCTGCTATTGGTCGTAGCCTTTTTGATCAATATTTCAGGAAACAATGTTATTGGCAAATCATCCTTGGTCATGGCCATCTTGAAGATTGGCGGTATTTCCATTTTTGCCATTGGTGGACTTTGGGCCGCCGGATATTCTTTTGGCGAGGTACTACCATCCGGCGATTTGGGCGAGTATCCAATAACAAGTTATTTAGGGGCTTTGGCCTTATCGATTTTGGCGTACAAGGGGTTTACCACGATAACCAATAGCGGGGACGAAATTGTAAATCCAAATAAAAATGTAGGCAGGGCCATTATCATTTCTTTGGGCATTTGCACCTTGGTATACCTATTGGTCGCGTTTGCGGTATCATCTAATCTTTCCATAGAAGAAATTATAAAAGCCAAAGATTACTCATTGGCAGAAGCGTCAAAACCGGCCTTTGGCAAGTATGGTCTTTGGTTTACGGTAGGTATCGCAATTGTAGCCACGATTTCCGGAGTCGTGGCAAGTGTTTTTGCGGTATCTAGAATGACGGCCATGCTTACCGATATGGAGCTTATTCCCCATAACCATTTTGGTATGTCGGGTGGTATCCAAAGGCATATGTTGGTATACACCGTTGTCTTAGCCATCACCTTGACCGTTTTGTTCGACCTCACACGAATCGCCTCCTTGGGGGCGATCCTCTATCTGATTATGGATATCGGAATCCATTGGGGCATCTTAAAAAATCTGAAAAAGGAAATAAAGGCAAATACCTACATAATCGCAACTGCCATCTTTCTGGATTTTATCGTTCTGGGAGCTTTTCTGTATATAAAGGCATTGAGCGATATACTGGTGGTAGTCGTGGCAGCAGTACTGATGGTACTCATATTTACAGGGGAAAAATGGTTTTTGAAAAGAAAAGATTAG
- a CDS encoding DUF302 domain-containing protein, with protein sequence MNYYFNKTLNEDFDKVIEKVTEELKNEGFGILTEIDVKETLKKKLDVDFKKYKILGACNPPYAHKALEAEDKIGTMLPCNVIVQEIEECTVEVAAVNPMASMQAVENEKLTEVADEITSRLEHVIGKL encoded by the coding sequence ATGAACTATTATTTCAATAAAACGCTGAACGAAGACTTTGACAAAGTAATCGAAAAGGTTACCGAGGAACTAAAAAACGAAGGTTTTGGTATTCTGACCGAAATCGATGTCAAGGAAACCTTGAAAAAGAAATTGGACGTCGATTTCAAAAAGTATAAAATTCTGGGTGCCTGTAACCCGCCCTACGCACATAAAGCATTGGAGGCCGAAGATAAGATAGGCACTATGCTTCCTTGCAACGTAATCGTGCAGGAAATCGAGGAATGTACGGTAGAAGTTGCCGCGGTAAACCCGATGGCCTCGATGCAAGCAGTAGAAAATGAAAAATTGACCGAGGTGGCCGATGAGATAACTTCCAGGCTTGAGCATGTGATCGGAAAACTTTAA
- a CDS encoding SHOCT domain-containing protein gives MMMWWWILIPIILILAIFLFRGGSPRSSKSKENPMAILDNRFAKGEMSKEEYEEQKRTINSKN, from the coding sequence ATGATGATGTGGTGGTGGATACTGATACCGATCATTTTGATATTGGCCATATTCCTTTTCAGAGGAGGAAGTCCGCGAAGCTCTAAAAGCAAGGAAAATCCAATGGCTATCCTTGACAACCGTTTCGCAAAGGGCGAAATGTCAAAAGAGGAATACGAAGAACAAAAACGAACGATTAATTCTAAAAACTAA
- a CDS encoding heavy-metal-associated domain-containing protein — translation MKHTYHIQGMTCNGCRTSVEDKLSKVSGVTNASVNLEKEEAVIQMDSYIDTATFQKVLSEKYTISEKRAEKNALVSTDNDANNFFAKGETEKSKLQQLKPLLIILGYIAIATILLNYQRENWNSAMLDFMGLFFIVFSFFKILDLKGFPDSFRMYDPLAKVVPAYAWVYPFIESALGLMFLIRFEIPIALIATLVILGITTVGVTKILLDKKSIQCACLGTALKLPMTEATFIENAIMIAMAVVMLTRIL, via the coding sequence ATGAAACACACTTATCACATACAAGGGATGACCTGCAATGGTTGTCGTACTAGTGTTGAGGATAAGCTTTCAAAAGTAAGCGGTGTCACAAACGCATCCGTAAACCTCGAAAAGGAAGAAGCCGTTATACAAATGGATAGCTATATTGATACTGCAACATTTCAAAAAGTTCTTTCCGAAAAATATACCATTTCAGAAAAGAGGGCAGAGAAAAATGCTTTGGTGAGTACTGATAATGATGCAAATAACTTTTTCGCGAAGGGGGAGACTGAAAAATCAAAACTACAACAGCTCAAACCCTTGCTCATCATTTTAGGGTATATCGCTATTGCAACAATATTACTGAACTATCAGCGGGAAAATTGGAATAGTGCAATGCTCGACTTTATGGGGTTGTTTTTCATTGTTTTCAGCTTCTTTAAGATTTTGGACTTGAAAGGCTTTCCAGATAGTTTTAGAATGTATGACCCGCTTGCAAAAGTAGTGCCAGCCTATGCCTGGGTATATCCATTTATCGAATCAGCGCTGGGATTGATGTTCTTGATACGTTTTGAAATACCTATCGCATTGATTGCTACGCTAGTCATTTTGGGAATTACAACCGTGGGCGTTACCAAAATATTACTGGACAAAAAATCAATACAATGCGCTTGTCTGGGGACAGCACTCAAACTACCAATGACCGAAGCTACCTTTATCGAAAACGCCATTATGATTGCAATGGCAGTCGTTATGTTAACAAGAATACTTTAG
- a CDS encoding heme-binding domain-containing protein has product MKAVKVTGWILLVALVGIQFVPTERNKSDVVPKTDFMVVNEVPKNVESIIKTSCYDCHSNNTDYPWYNKVQPVAWYLEDHVEHGKEELNFNEWDSYSSRRKNSKLKSIISQIEDDEMPLTSYTLIHRDARLSDTEKKIVLDWVSKLKDSL; this is encoded by the coding sequence GTGAAGGCGGTAAAGGTCACAGGATGGATTTTGCTGGTTGCATTGGTGGGCATCCAATTTGTGCCCACCGAACGCAATAAAAGCGATGTGGTACCAAAAACGGACTTTATGGTCGTAAACGAGGTGCCAAAAAATGTTGAGAGCATCATTAAGACCTCTTGTTATGACTGCCACAGTAACAATACCGACTATCCTTGGTACAACAAGGTGCAACCGGTAGCGTGGTACTTGGAAGACCATGTGGAGCATGGCAAGGAAGAATTGAATTTTAATGAATGGGATTCCTATTCATCGCGAAGAAAGAATAGCAAACTAAAATCCATTATAAGCCAAATCGAGGATGATGAAATGCCCCTTACATCGTACACCCTCATCCATAGGGATGCAAGACTTTCGGACACCGAAAAGAAAATCGTTTTGGATTGGGTATCAAAATTAAAGGACAGTCTATAA
- a CDS encoding PepSY domain-containing protein, which translates to MVSRKTAKWIRKTHRYLGLFLGIQFLIWTISGMYFSWTDIDEIHGDHYKKASPVQTSFNDLLGTSQLATKEPVQSLELLEIANEPYYWINEAQLYNARTGRKKNGISKEEAQQVASRYMLADLKIAEIQRIDTVDKHHEYRGRPLPAYEISYETPQNLKAYVAIENGAFQTVRHRDWRWFDFLWMTHTMDYQGRDDFNTVLLRAFSLLGLITVLSGFVLWYISSLSIRKLKKKFK; encoded by the coding sequence ATGGTCAGTAGAAAAACAGCAAAATGGATTAGAAAAACACACCGCTACTTGGGCCTCTTTTTAGGTATTCAGTTTCTGATATGGACAATAAGCGGTATGTATTTCAGCTGGACAGACATAGACGAGATACACGGTGATCATTATAAAAAGGCATCACCTGTGCAGACTTCTTTTAATGATTTGCTCGGCACATCCCAACTTGCCACAAAAGAACCCGTCCAATCTTTGGAACTACTGGAAATAGCAAATGAGCCCTACTATTGGATTAATGAAGCACAGCTTTATAATGCTAGAACAGGTCGAAAGAAAAATGGAATCTCTAAAGAAGAGGCACAGCAAGTTGCAAGTAGGTATATGTTAGCCGATTTAAAAATAGCTGAAATTCAACGAATCGATACGGTAGATAAACATCACGAATATCGAGGTCGTCCACTTCCGGCTTATGAAATTTCGTATGAAACACCTCAAAATTTAAAGGCCTATGTTGCTATTGAAAATGGTGCATTTCAAACCGTAAGACACAGGGATTGGCGTTGGTTTGATTTCCTTTGGATGACTCATACAATGGATTATCAGGGAAGGGATGATTTCAACACGGTCCTATTAAGGGCATTTTCACTTTTAGGATTGATAACAGTCTTAAGTGGTTTTGTACTATGGTACATCAGTTCCCTATCAATCAGAAAACTGAAGAAGAAATTTAAATAA
- a CDS encoding FMN-binding glutamate synthase family protein — protein sequence MRRGFIIMSVLLVLVLAAMLILYPLWWGVALIIIPLLILGLIDYCQKSNNIRRTYPLFGRITNLLEKQRHVFQEIVLLNRAEGKPFNWIQKEIIYKRAADANKSQPFGTQIPYDKVGREWFTHSTYPVKEVNDDFRVTVGSSLCTQPYSSSILNLSGMSYGSISKNATLALNGGAKIAGFAQNTGEGGFTPYHQEYGADIIFQIGTGYFGCRTKEGNFDTEKFRDIALHEVVKMIEIKISQGAKPGFGAILPAKKNTEEIAKFRVVEKGKQILSPPHHSAFGSDEEMIFFIDKLRKLSNGKPIGIKLCIGQKDEFDSMAQSLAKNQNYPDFIAIDGAEGGTGAAHMESLHWAGLPIVEAIHFAHSTLVKHKIRDEIKLMAAGKIISAFDIYRMLALGADACYSARGMMFALGCVQSLKCNLDKCPTGITTMEPSRVKSLVVEDKKAKVANYHKNTMEAFKELLGSMGLENRKGIQKKYIVRRINETETKTYDEIFVNPSKE from the coding sequence ATGAGAAGAGGATTTATTATTATGAGCGTTTTATTGGTTTTGGTATTGGCAGCCATGCTCATTTTGTACCCTTTATGGTGGGGTGTCGCTTTAATAATAATTCCTTTGTTGATTTTAGGACTGATCGATTATTGTCAGAAATCCAACAACATAAGGCGTACCTATCCATTATTTGGAAGAATAACCAATCTTCTGGAAAAACAACGGCATGTATTCCAAGAAATCGTTCTCCTGAACAGGGCGGAAGGAAAGCCCTTTAACTGGATACAAAAGGAAATAATCTATAAGCGTGCCGCGGATGCTAATAAAAGCCAGCCTTTTGGCACACAAATACCGTATGATAAGGTGGGTCGTGAATGGTTTACACATTCCACCTATCCGGTAAAAGAAGTAAACGATGATTTCAGGGTAACGGTGGGTAGTTCTTTGTGCACACAGCCCTATTCTTCAAGCATACTAAATCTGTCAGGAATGAGCTACGGCTCAATTAGCAAAAACGCAACCTTGGCCCTTAATGGCGGTGCTAAAATTGCTGGTTTTGCCCAGAATACGGGCGAAGGTGGTTTTACGCCTTATCACCAAGAATATGGTGCTGATATCATATTTCAAATCGGAACCGGTTACTTCGGATGCCGTACCAAAGAAGGTAATTTTGACACTGAAAAGTTTAGGGATATCGCCTTGCATGAGGTAGTAAAAATGATCGAGATCAAAATTTCACAAGGGGCCAAACCAGGATTTGGTGCGATACTACCTGCAAAGAAAAACACAGAAGAAATTGCAAAATTCAGGGTTGTTGAAAAGGGTAAACAAATTTTATCACCTCCGCATCACTCAGCCTTTGGAAGCGATGAGGAAATGATTTTTTTCATTGATAAATTGAGAAAACTTTCCAATGGCAAACCTATAGGAATAAAACTATGTATCGGGCAGAAAGATGAATTTGATAGTATGGCTCAAAGTTTGGCTAAAAATCAAAATTATCCAGACTTCATAGCCATCGATGGTGCCGAAGGAGGTACGGGCGCTGCCCATATGGAATCCCTACATTGGGCAGGGCTGCCAATAGTAGAGGCCATTCATTTTGCGCATTCTACGTTAGTAAAACACAAGATTCGCGATGAGATAAAATTAATGGCTGCAGGGAAAATCATTTCGGCTTTTGATATCTATCGAATGCTCGCACTTGGAGCAGATGCATGCTATAGTGCCAGAGGAATGATGTTTGCCCTGGGCTGTGTACAATCGTTAAAATGCAATTTGGACAAATGTCCTACGGGAATTACCACAATGGAGCCGTCGAGGGTAAAATCTTTAGTTGTGGAAGATAAGAAGGCCAAAGTGGCAAATTACCATAAAAACACGATGGAAGCTTTTAAAGAGTTACTGGGTTCAATGGGCCTTGAAAATAGGAAGGGCATACAAAAAAAATACATTGTTAGGCGTATAAACGAAACCGAGACAAAGACTTATGACGAAATTTTTGTAAACCCCTCAAAGGAGTGA